The Arachis hypogaea cultivar Tifrunner chromosome 16, arahy.Tifrunner.gnm2.J5K5, whole genome shotgun sequence genome contains a region encoding:
- the LOC112756518 gene encoding boron transporter 1 produces the protein MEETFVPLEGIKNDLRGRLMCYKQDWTGGIKAGLRIWAPTTYIFFASAIPVISFGEQLERDTDGVLTAVQTLASTSICGIIHSIIGGQPLLILGVAEPTVIMYTFMFNFAKERAELGRELFLAWTGWVCVWTALLLFLLAILGACSIINRFTRIAGELFGLLIAMLFMQQAIKGLVDEFRIPERQNPKAIEFLPSWRFANGMFALVLSFGLLLTALRSRKARSWRYGSGWLRSLIADYGVPLMVLVWTGVSYIPSSSVPSGIPRRLFSPNPWSPGAYENWTVIKDMLQVPVVYIIGAFIPATMIAVLYYFDHSVASQLAQQNEFNLRKPSSYHYDLLLLGFLTLMCGLIGIPPANGVIPQSPMHTKSLATLKHQLLRNRLVATARKSIGKNASLGQLYGNMQEAYHQMQTPLVYQDPSARTQGLKELKESTILQATSMGSMDAPVDETLFDVEKEIDDLLPVEVKEQRLSNLLQATMVGGCVAAMPLLKKIPTSVLWGYFAFMAIESLPGNQFWERILLLFTAPSRRYKVLEDYHATFVETVPFKTIATFTIFQTLYLLVCFGLTWVPIAGVMFPMMIMLLVPVRQYFLPRFFKGPHLQDLDAASYEEQTALPYNIATQSEFGAGASQVGEGEILDEVITRSRGEFRRTNSPKVTSSTPTPGNDLKGLQSPRLSFNSRRGELSAEHSPRSGTRGPHSPMAREVRLANLGRSPLSSDSKQHNNK, from the exons ATGGAAGAAACATTTGTACCATTGGAAGGTATCAAGAATGATCTCAGAGGAAGATTGATGTGTTATAAGCAAGATTGGACTGGTGGAATCAAAGCTGGTTTGAG GATTTGGGCCCCCACCACATACATATTCTTTGCATCTGCAATCCCTGTCATTTCATTTGGTGAACAACTAGAGCGAGACACAG ATGGTGTTCTAACAGCGGTTCAAACACTGGCTTCAACTTCAATATGTGGCATCATACATTCAATCATTGGTGGCCAACCTTTGCTGATATTGGGTGTGGCAGAGCCCACTGTAATCATGTACACATTCATGTTCAATTTTGCAAAGGAGAGAGCAGAGTTGGGTAGGGAACTCTTTCTGGCATGGACTGGTTGGGTGTGTGTATGGACGGCACTCTTGCTCTTCTTGTTGGCCATTCTTGGAGCTTGCTCCATAATCAATAGGTTTACAAGAATTGCAGGAGAGTTGTTTGGCCTTCTCATTGCAATGCTCTTCATGCAACAAGCTATCAAA GGTCTGGTGGATGAGTTTCGCATACCGGAACGACAGAATCCGAAAGCAATCGAATTCTTaccttcatggagatttgctaaTGGCATGTTTGCATTAGTCCTTTCATTTGGCCTTCTTCTCACTGCATTGAGAAGCAGAAAGGCCAGGTCATGGCGCTATGGTAGTG GTTGGCTTAGAAGCTTAATAGCAGATTATGGTGTGCCACTTATGGTGTTAGTTTGGACTGGTGTGTCCTACATACCATCTTCAAGTGTTCCAAGTGGTATACCAAGGCGCCTCTTCAGCCCAAATCCATGGTCTCCAGGTGCATATGAGAATTGGACTGTCATTAAG GATATGCTTCAAGTTCCTGTGGTGTACATAATTGGAGCATTTATCCCAGCAACCATGATTGCAGTGCTTTATTACTTTGATCATAGTGTGGCATCCCAGCTTGCACAGCAGAACGAGTTCAATTTGAGAAAACCATCTTCTTACCATTATGATTTGCTTCTTTTGGGGTTCTTG ACCTTAATGTGTGGCCTTATTGGAATACCTCCTGCAAACGGAGTCATACCACAATCACCAATGCACACAAAGAGTCTTGCAACTCTTAAACATCAG CTGCTTCGCAACAGACTCGTGGCAACGGCGCGAAAAAGTATAGGAAAAAATGCTAGTTTAGGACAGTTGTATGGTAATATGCAAGAAGCCTACCATCAGATGCAGACACCCCTTGTTTACCAAGACCCTTCTGCTAGA ACACAAGGACTAAAGGAGCTCAAAGAATCAACAATTCTACAAGCTACAAGCATGGGAAGCATGGATGCACCAGTGGATGAGACTCTATTTGATGTTGAGAAAGAGATAGATGACTTGCTTCCTGTTGAGGTAAAAGAACAACGTCTAAGCAACttacttcaagcaaccatggtgGGAGGATGCGTTGCAGCCATGCCTTTACTCAAGAAGATTCCAACCTCAGTCCTATGGGGCTACTTTGCATTCATGGCCATCGAAAGTTTGCCCGGAAACCAGTTCTGGGAGAGGATCCTTCTTCTCTTCACTGCACCTAGCAGAAGATACAA GGTGCTTGAGGATTACCATGCTACATTTGTGGAAACAGTACCATTCAAGACAATTGCAACATTCACAATCTTCCAAACGCTTTATCTTCTTGTATGCTTTGGACTAACTTGGGTTCCAATTGCTGGTGTCATGTTTCCAATGATGATCATGCTCTTAGTTCCTGTAAGACAGTACTTTCTCCCAAGATTTTTCAAAGGGCCACACCTTCAAGACTTGGATGCAGCATCATATGAAGAACAAACTGCTTTACCATATAACATTGCAACA CAATCAGAGTTTGGAGCTGGTGCTTCTCAAGTTGGTGAAGGTGAAATCTTAGATGAAGTTATAACTAGAAGCCGTGGAGAGTTTAGGCGCACTAACAGTCCTAAGGTCACAAGCTCAACTCCAACTCCAGGAAATGATCTCAAAGGCCTTCAGAGCCCGAGACTGTCATTCAATTCTCGCCGTGGCGAGCTTTCGGCCGAGCACAGTCCTCGGTCCGGCACAAGAGGTCCTCACAGTCCAATGGCCAGAGAAGTAAGGTTGGCAAACTTGGGAAGGAGTCCTCTTAGCTCTGATTCAAAACAGCACAACAACAAATAG